A single Vulcanisaeta distributa DSM 14429 DNA region contains:
- a CDS encoding TIGR00269 family protein, giving the protein MPIRVRLPQENREVILDVDSITVGELLSKLKLSESEATVILNGFPIRNTETVINLNDRVEVIKHLPRGRCGICGREAYVRIPYAKLTLCKEHFMEFIVKRVRRTIEEYKLIRRGDLVLVAVSGGKDSSTMLHVLSTLRDSLKFDIVAYHIDQGIPGYSDKARSAVEELARRLNVPLIISTFKEMLGVDQPTLIKGMKSRRPPCSVCGIIRRYSYNALAMELNASSIATGHHADDIASYALKAVLTHDYQSLTKLLPKTEPFEGAVAHIRPLYEIYEKETLLYALASEIPFTACPCPFRPRNTLDDHIKEFLNNLETRHPGIKLSFLKGLVRDVKILGKVVEENPEMHTCKVCGLASSGDVCSFCRFTQRELGSAMGPHVRDLLRVKVSGLKLR; this is encoded by the coding sequence GTGCCCATTAGGGTTAGGTTACCTCAGGAGAATAGGGAGGTTATATTGGACGTAGACTCAATAACTGTTGGTGAGCTTTTAAGTAAGTTAAAGCTAAGTGAGTCTGAGGCCACGGTTATACTGAACGGTTTCCCCATTAGGAATACTGAGACGGTCATAAATCTTAATGACAGAGTTGAGGTGATTAAGCACCTGCCCAGGGGCAGGTGTGGTATATGCGGTAGGGAGGCTTACGTTAGGATACCCTACGCGAAGTTAACCCTATGTAAGGAGCATTTTATGGAGTTTATAGTTAAGAGGGTTCGAAGGACTATTGAGGAGTACAAACTTATAAGGAGGGGTGACTTAGTCCTTGTGGCTGTTTCGGGAGGTAAGGATAGTTCAACGATGCTTCATGTTCTTTCAACCCTCAGAGATTCCCTAAAATTCGACATAGTCGCATACCACATAGACCAGGGTATACCAGGCTACTCGGACAAGGCTAGGTCAGCTGTTGAGGAATTAGCTAGGAGACTTAACGTACCTTTAATTATATCCACATTCAAGGAAATGCTCGGTGTAGACCAACCAACATTAATTAAAGGAATGAAGTCTAGGAGACCACCATGCTCCGTATGCGGTATTATCAGGAGGTATTCCTACAATGCATTGGCAATGGAACTCAACGCATCCTCAATAGCCACGGGTCACCATGCCGATGATATCGCTTCATACGCGTTAAAGGCAGTACTAACCCACGACTACCAATCATTAACTAAACTACTGCCTAAGACTGAACCATTCGAGGGAGCCGTAGCCCATATAAGGCCCCTATACGAGATTTACGAGAAGGAAACCCTTCTCTACGCATTGGCCTCGGAGATCCCATTCACAGCATGCCCATGCCCCTTTAGGCCGAGGAACACCCTAGATGATCATATTAAGGAGTTTTTAAATAACCTGGAGACAAGGCATCCAGGAATTAAGCTGAGCTTCTTGAAGGGCCTCGTTAGGGACGTCAAGATCCTTGGGAAGGTTGTTGAGGAAAACCCTGAGATGCATACATGTAAGGTATGCGGATTAGCATCAAGCGGTGATGTATGCTCCTTCTGCAGGTTCACCCAGCGTGAATTGGGAAGTGCCATGGGACCCCATGTCAGGGACCTCCTCCGGGTCAAGGTTTCCGGACTTAAGTTGAGGTAA
- the sixA gene encoding phosphohistidine phosphatase SixA: MVSLYLIQHGKAFDEKVDPERKLTPEGVSETERIAKYLSGVGITVTEIVHSGKARAKQTAEILARYLGVSNVREVDGLNPNDDPRIWFERILRLDHDLMIVGHLPHLSRLTSLLITGNPDIKVVEFRYSGVLRLSKAESNWVINWFITPDLVH, translated from the coding sequence ATGGTTAGTCTATACCTTATTCAGCATGGTAAGGCATTTGATGAGAAGGTTGACCCAGAAAGGAAATTAACTCCAGAGGGCGTTTCCGAAACCGAGAGGATCGCCAAATACCTTAGTGGTGTTGGTATTACCGTTACTGAGATTGTTCATAGCGGCAAGGCTAGGGCTAAGCAAACAGCGGAGATCCTTGCTAGGTACTTGGGTGTTAGTAATGTTAGGGAGGTCGACGGTTTAAACCCCAATGATGACCCCAGAATATGGTTTGAGAGAATTTTAAGGCTTGACCATGACCTAATGATTGTTGGTCACCTACCTCACCTTAGTCGTTTGACCTCATTGCTAATTACGGGTAACCCCGACATTAAAGTCGTTGAGTTTAGGTATTCCGGCGTATTAAGGCTTAGTAAGGCCGAAAGTAATTGGGTCATTAATTGGTTCATTACACCAGATCTAGTGCATTAG
- a CDS encoding DUF1922 domain-containing protein, producing the protein MYLIIACPRCGNYSVVRDTAKTHQCPYCGYVMRIEEASIIARAKNGKEARELILKLKTPRELRKRP; encoded by the coding sequence ATGTATTTAATCATTGCATGCCCAAGGTGTGGGAACTACTCAGTTGTCCGTGACACGGCTAAGACCCACCAATGTCCGTATTGCGGCTATGTAATGCGAATTGAGGAGGCATCAATAATTGCACGGGCAAAAAATGGTAAAGAAGCCAGAGAGCTCATTTTGAAGCTAAAGACACCCAGGGAATTAAGGAAGAGACCCTAA
- a CDS encoding adenosylcobalamin-dependent ribonucleoside-diphosphate reductase, whose product MQLSTEAISKVVGIKVLKRNGNTEDFSRDKLVRSLKLAGVPDPDLVISALDLRGTVSSSELSDKVQLIMLNMVTDDLKWHDAARNYLLWSVYKQVWGKDVVKAINEGRVKFEDAYREGFKAWFRTGLELRIWDSEMSAWYAQHIDELAKYLDPSRDLLLTYNGVRTLMSRYLLKRLDGSFFEVPQYLWMRTAMGVAYAELRYGGDPITWTRRFYDLMSQLRFMPNSPTLYNAMTRLGQLSACFVVPIDDCLSRESDTNREDPECNFGIMDALRLAALIFQSGGGVGYNFGKLRPEGDIVRSTTGIASGPLSFMKLFDTLVDTIKQGGKRRGAQMGMLFWWHPDIEKFITSKSGELKDIQLQNFNISVTIDDYFMQKALKGEDIYLINPRECPCLYKTWGEEFVKCYEGCVEAIKAGKVRIWRRVNAKELWDKIVKSAWDSGDPGLWNRDLANYINNEKLPGEVINATNPCSEESLYDFESCNLGSINLVKYVHEGRIDWDSLARDVQLAVRFLDDVIDVNKLPHERLRKRVLETRRIGLGANGLADTLIALGLRYDSPQALAVSNELASFIARMAVRASIELAKEKGVYPAYKHSDWAEGVLPWTKHRERLEKFSSTIDKEAVDEYMKTLDVGYNDPKVRAIIDGSTAVLKGYRALDSDLSIDVSTVGIRNGSIMSIAPEGSRSLIAGVNSSIEPLFAIAYIRNLSIGKLIEYNYTALRLLMQTKTLDESTRRFVEEYGILPRDHPLADLLRTAHEIHWKWHVYMQVTWARWNDSGVSKTINMPSDTPMEDVEQAYRLAWLLNAFGITVYRDKSKSVQVIYTGVKGAEAKPTIEVKEVKVETKPKVETKVSYTSLSALKDKLVRIKSNGGESIEEEMQEELGETDDPYCKTGSCG is encoded by the coding sequence GTGCAATTAAGTACTGAAGCAATAAGTAAGGTGGTTGGGATAAAGGTCTTAAAGAGGAATGGAAATACAGAGGACTTCTCAAGAGATAAGTTAGTCCGTTCTCTAAAACTTGCGGGTGTTCCAGATCCAGACCTTGTAATTAGTGCCCTTGATCTCAGGGGCACCGTATCAAGTAGTGAATTGTCGGATAAGGTTCAATTAATCATGCTTAATATGGTGACTGATGACCTTAAATGGCATGATGCGGCTAGGAATTACTTACTATGGAGTGTGTATAAGCAGGTTTGGGGTAAGGATGTTGTTAAGGCAATCAATGAGGGCAGAGTTAAGTTCGAGGATGCATATAGAGAAGGCTTCAAAGCGTGGTTTAGAACTGGGCTTGAACTTAGGATCTGGGATTCAGAGATGAGCGCTTGGTATGCTCAACACATTGATGAGTTGGCTAAGTACCTCGACCCGAGCAGGGATTTACTGCTCACTTATAATGGGGTCAGGACGTTAATGAGTAGGTACTTACTCAAGAGGCTTGATGGCTCGTTCTTCGAGGTGCCCCAGTACCTGTGGATGAGGACTGCGATGGGCGTAGCCTACGCAGAGCTTAGGTATGGTGGTGACCCAATAACGTGGACGAGGAGGTTCTACGACTTAATGAGCCAGTTAAGGTTCATGCCCAACTCACCAACGCTCTACAACGCAATGACAAGACTTGGACAACTCTCTGCATGTTTCGTGGTACCCATTGACGACTGCCTATCCAGGGAGAGTGATACGAATAGGGAGGATCCGGAGTGCAACTTTGGCATAATGGATGCCTTAAGACTCGCTGCATTGATTTTCCAGTCAGGTGGTGGCGTTGGTTATAACTTCGGTAAGTTAAGGCCTGAGGGTGACATTGTGAGGAGCACCACCGGGATAGCCTCTGGGCCACTTAGCTTCATGAAGCTTTTTGATACGTTGGTGGACACCATTAAGCAGGGTGGTAAGAGGCGTGGTGCCCAAATGGGCATGCTCTTCTGGTGGCACCCCGACATTGAGAAGTTCATTACGTCGAAGAGTGGTGAGCTTAAGGACATTCAGTTGCAGAACTTCAACATAAGCGTCACAATTGATGACTACTTCATGCAGAAGGCGTTGAAGGGTGAGGACATTTACCTGATAAACCCAAGGGAGTGCCCATGCCTATATAAGACCTGGGGTGAGGAGTTCGTTAAGTGTTATGAGGGCTGTGTGGAGGCTATAAAGGCTGGTAAAGTAAGGATATGGAGGAGGGTAAACGCTAAGGAACTTTGGGATAAGATCGTTAAGTCCGCGTGGGACAGCGGCGACCCAGGCCTGTGGAATAGGGACCTGGCTAATTACATAAATAATGAGAAACTACCTGGTGAGGTCATAAATGCCACAAACCCATGCAGTGAGGAGTCACTCTACGATTTTGAGAGTTGCAACCTTGGTAGTATTAACTTGGTGAAGTATGTTCATGAGGGTAGGATTGATTGGGACTCCCTGGCTAGGGATGTTCAGTTGGCGGTTAGGTTCCTCGATGATGTTATTGATGTCAATAAGCTACCGCATGAGAGACTTAGGAAGAGGGTCCTTGAGACAAGGAGAATCGGCCTTGGCGCCAACGGCCTTGCCGATACCTTAATAGCCCTTGGACTTAGGTACGACTCACCACAGGCGCTGGCGGTCTCTAATGAATTGGCTAGTTTCATAGCTAGGATGGCTGTTAGGGCCAGTATTGAGTTGGCTAAGGAGAAGGGTGTCTACCCAGCGTATAAGCATAGTGATTGGGCTGAGGGCGTACTACCGTGGACAAAGCATAGGGAGAGGCTTGAGAAATTCTCCAGCACCATTGATAAGGAGGCGGTTGATGAGTACATGAAGACCCTCGACGTGGGCTATAACGATCCAAAGGTTAGGGCTATTATCGACGGCTCAACAGCGGTACTTAAGGGGTACAGGGCATTGGACAGTGATTTATCGATAGACGTTAGTACGGTAGGTATTAGGAATGGTTCCATAATGAGCATAGCCCCTGAGGGCTCTAGGAGCCTTATTGCCGGTGTGAACTCAAGCATTGAGCCCCTCTTCGCGATCGCCTACATCAGGAACCTCTCAATTGGCAAGCTAATCGAGTACAACTACACCGCGCTTAGGCTGCTTATGCAGACGAAGACGCTTGATGAATCGACGAGGAGGTTTGTCGAGGAGTACGGAATACTGCCAAGGGATCACCCATTAGCTGACTTGCTTAGGACGGCTCATGAGATTCACTGGAAGTGGCACGTGTACATGCAGGTGACCTGGGCTAGGTGGAATGACTCAGGCGTTAGTAAGACCATAAACATGCCGAGTGATACGCCCATGGAAGATGTCGAGCAAGCCTATAGGCTGGCCTGGCTACTTAATGCCTTCGGAATAACGGTGTATAGGGATAAGAGTAAGTCAGTGCAGGTGATATACACGGGCGTTAAGGGCGCTGAGGCTAAGCCCACAATTGAGGTTAAGGAGGTTAAGGTTGAGACAAAGCCCAAGGTAGAGACAAAGGTCAGTTACACATCATTGTCCGCGCTTAAGGATAAGCTTGTTAGGATTAAGAGTAATGGCGGTGAGAGTATTGAGGAGGAGATGCAGGAGGAGCTTGGGGAGACTGATGATCCATACTGCAAGACTGGTTCATGCGGTTAA